In bacterium, the sequence TGCACCATAAAACTTAATATTGCGGCGGTGTGTCCCATTGTGTCGGTGCCATGGCCAATAACAATGCCATCGGTGCCGGCCTCTATCTCCTCAACTATGGCTTTTGAGAGGGTAATATATTGCTCCATTGCCATGTTTTCGGAGAATACGCCGAAAATCATACGAGTCTTAAGGTTACAGATATCAGCAAGCTCCGGCACAGCTGAATAAAGCTCTCCGGGTGAGAATGCCGGGATCACAGCGCCTGTGCGATAATCGAGGCGTGAGGCAATAGTTCCACCGGTGCCAAGAAGTGTAACATTTGGAAGCTTGGGATCGGTAGGAAATTCCTTCTCGGGCATCTTGTAAAAAGCCTCTTTATAACCGAGTTCAACAATTTCCAGAACACGATCAACATGAATACCAACATTATATCCCGTTTTGAGCTTGACTACAATGTGAAGATCGTCGTAAGTCTCGCTTCGAGGCAAGATAACACCCTCGAAAACGCTTCCCTTGTCGTTGACAATGCGAACATCGCTCCACACCCCAACACCCCATTGTCCAAGGCGTTCGCGTGCGAGTCCTTTATAACCTTTAAGCTTATCTTTTTTTTCAGTTTTCTTGTCGCTCACGGTTATTGCTCCTAATTATTTATTGATGATTTGTCCGCAATCGTTTTACGAAAGTATTTTTCAATTTCGCGTCCTGAAACGATACCACGGTATATGTGCATAGTCTTGGCCATAGAGAGTTTAATTAATACTTCTTCGTTGGATTTTTGTGCTATACTCTCAATTTCAGTGAGTGCTTTATTTGCAAAGTCTCTCCAATTTTCAATATCGATCGAATGCATTATCCCATCGATAATTTGCGAAACTGGTATCTTGGGCGAATTCGCAACCATACGGACGAGATTATCCCAATTTTCGGCAAGTTCCAGTTTTTTGGCGAACTCGCGGAAAAGGTTAATCCACTTATCTTTCGGAATAGTGTCAACCTTCACCCCTTTTCGGTGAAGGCTTTTCAATTTCTCGCCGAAGAATATACCCGCCATCTTTAAATCTGCACCTGTGTCCTCGACAACAGCATCGACTATATTCGCCCAGCCTCTTCTAATTAGGTAATAGGTTGTATTAATCGGTATTCTCGCATTGGAATATTCTTCCTCGCGAATCCACGGTTGACGTTGAAGACCGGCTGTTATTCCTTCAATTCTGTCGCGAGTGATTCGAATCGGCGGGCTATCGGTATCAGGATACATCCTGTTGGGACCGGGAAGAATGCGCTCGAAATCTGTATGTCCATCGGCGAATCCCTGTCGTGTTTCGGGGGGAATACCATCGATAGCATCGACGTAGCGATTATAAATCTCCTCGCATGCCGATAATACGTCATCTTCGGGACCCCATATAATTATAAGAGAATCATCCTCTTTGCAGTCATCCTCTTTCATGATTGTTTTAATAGATGGCCTAGCAGCGTCGAAACCGCTTAAATCCTCGCTGTGTATTATTATCGGTCGCTGATCGAGACAACTCACCACGCGGATTCTACCTCGAAGTTCGTCAGAGAAGTTCTTGCCCGGTTGGGTTTTCCAATCGAGCGTTCCCGCAAGCCCTTCGAGTTTCACTGCACGAACAACAAACTTGCCTTTGCCGAGTTCCAAATCCGGCCTGCGTTCGTCGGATTTAATGAACATTTCCCATCCCTCGGATGTTAAAAAGGCAAGCTCTGAGTTTATGAATTTATCAGTAACATCGAAATGCGTTATTTTTGCGCGGACTTCTTCTGGAGTGTTAAATCCACGAGTATGAAGTTCGTCCATGAGTTTAAGCAAGTTGACTTGGCGAATAGCCTCGCCATGAACTACCCTGGCCGCGATTCTTGCGCGCGGAATACCCTTGATTTCCACACGTCTTCCACCACGAACCGAAACATTAACATCCTGTCTGCTCGCACCGATTCCATAGCGAACATGATTGGTGGATCGACAAATTCTGCCGATAAACAGTATTGCCTCTTCGACCTCCTCTGGAGTGTAGAGCTGAGGTTGTGTTACTATCTCGACTAAAGGCATTCCAAGGCGGTCTGTTCGCCAAACGATAAGGTGCCCTTTATCAGAGACTTCTCGGCAAGAATCTTCCTCGATGCTAACCTGAATGATGCCTAAATCTCTGTTCTTGAAAGGTATATTTCCGTTTACACCAACAATAGCTGTCCGTTGGAAACCGGTGGGAATCGAACCATCGAGATATTGTTTCCGGGCAACATGCACCTCGTCAACAATATCCATATTTAACATAAGGCATTGCTCGATTGATATATCAAGAGCTTCCTCGTTCATGAGAAAAGGCGGGGTATCATCCATCTCATAGGTGCATGTGTTTTTGTTGTGAAGCAGATATATAATCTGTTTCTTGGTTTTAAACTCCATAAGTGCCGCACCATCAAAGACTCCCAACTCCGAAAGGGTTGGACGCATGTGTCTCAGAATAGCTGCGTCGTGTTCTTTAGTATAGAGTCCTGCTGGGCATCGACAGAACATCTTTCGTTGAGTTAAAAGCTGTTGATGAACTTCGAGTCCAACTATTAAACCTATTTCATGATAATCCACGGGCATTTGGGGACAATTACAGTTCTTACAATCGTCCATATTAGTATAATCTTTCATAGATAAGCTCAAATATGGAATAAATGGTTCATAATATTATTATCCTTTGAAAAAGAATTCAATTCCAATATTTTGGAGTAAGCCAAAAAATTATCATATTATAAATATTAGAAACCTATTTTGCAAGAAATTCTATTTGCTCCTACTCAAGAAATGTGTTCGGTGAGCACGAGTATAGAAGAGAGAAATATGAAAGGAAAGAGAAACTTATTTAATTCTTATGAAACATAATACTCTTCGGGCGCAAGCTGATAATTACCCTCGATACAAGTTATAAGTTCCCTGAATTCTGCATCGGATTTGTCGTTCTCGGCATCTATTATCTTCTGTATCTCAGCCTCGTATTTGGCGCGCTTAACGCCCTCGAGGTATTTGACCGCTACCGATGGAAAAAGCTCCATAAGAAGCTCTTCTTTTTCATTTTCGGCAAGGCGAACTCCACCTATATCCTCTAAAATTGGATTGGGCTGCTTCTCATAATTTGAAGTATCATAAGGCATTTCTTCGGGCGAACCTGTAATCTGTTTTCTGAATTCGGGATCGACTGGAATAGGAGTTTTACCATATCCACCCCGAACGAGACTAACGAACTGAGCAGAGGTCATGTCGTAATAACTCTTGCCATTTGCAACACTTACGACGCTGTTTACCGCCTGCACACCAACAATCTGGCTTGTAGGTGTGACCAATGGTGGAAGTCCGGAGTCGAGTCGCACGCGCGGAATATTCTTTAACACAGTATCGAAAAGCTCAGACATGCCCATGGTATCGAGCTGAGCAACCATGTTACTATACATGCCGCCTGGAATCTGAGCCTCTTTAACAATCTGGTTTGGACCGGGGAAATTGAAATAGGCTTCAATCTTTTGTGTTAGATCGACAACGCTGTCGGCATCGTTTTTGCCGGCAGCCTCGATGGCCTG encodes:
- the gatE gene encoding Glu-tRNA(Gln) amidotransferase subunit GatE — translated: MKDYTNMDDCKNCNCPQMPVDYHEIGLIVGLEVHQQLLTQRKMFCRCPAGLYTKEHDAAILRHMRPTLSELGVFDGAALMEFKTKKQIIYLLHNKNTCTYEMDDTPPFLMNEEALDISIEQCLMLNMDIVDEVHVARKQYLDGSIPTGFQRTAIVGVNGNIPFKNRDLGIIQVSIEEDSCREVSDKGHLIVWRTDRLGMPLVEIVTQPQLYTPEEVEEAILFIGRICRSTNHVRYGIGASRQDVNVSVRGGRRVEIKGIPRARIAARVVHGEAIRQVNLLKLMDELHTRGFNTPEEVRAKITHFDVTDKFINSELAFLTSEGWEMFIKSDERRPDLELGKGKFVVRAVKLEGLAGTLDWKTQPGKNFSDELRGRIRVVSCLDQRPIIIHSEDLSGFDAARPSIKTIMKEDDCKEDDSLIIIWGPEDDVLSACEEIYNRYVDAIDGIPPETRQGFADGHTDFERILPGPNRMYPDTDSPPIRITRDRIEGITAGLQRQPWIREEEYSNARIPINTTYYLIRRGWANIVDAVVEDTGADLKMAGIFFGEKLKSLHRKGVKVDTIPKDKWINLFREFAKKLELAENWDNLVRMVANSPKIPVSQIIDGIMHSIDIENWRDFANKALTEIESIAQKSNEEVLIKLSMAKTMHIYRGIVSGREIEKYFRKTIADKSSINN